One region of Salvelinus namaycush isolate Seneca chromosome 3, SaNama_1.0, whole genome shotgun sequence genomic DNA includes:
- the LOC120030765 gene encoding DNA repair protein RAD51 homolog 3-like: MMPNRTGQGTVKAVILLHSAPTKDATRGSQEEAVEVLQPVRFESGQERAAAGRLTAQELLETEQELGTVFTFCSALDTALGGGLPVGKTTEVCETPGVGKTQLCRRP, from the exons ATGATGCCTAATCGCACCGGGCAGGGCACCGTCAAAGCAGTTATCCTGCTCCATTCAGCTCCAACTAAAGATGCCACCAG AGGCTCCCAGGAGGAGGCAGTAGAGGTGCTGCAGCCTGTGAGGTTTGAGTCTGGCCaggagagagcagcagcaggCAGGCTGACGGCACAGGAGCTTCTGGAGACAGAGCAGGAGCTGGGCACCGTCTTCACCTTCTGCTCAGCGCTGGACACAGCCCTGGGAGGGGGCCTGCCGGTGGGGAAGACCACTGAGGTCTGCGAGACGCCTGGAGTGGGAAAGACCCAGCTCTG